CCGTGCGGAGTGCTGGACTGCCCTTTACGAGTGCTTCTCTCGCGGCGGGTGACGCCAATGTGGTGGCAGGAGGCTATGGTCAGGTCGGCGAGACGAATGATGTTTGTGGCACGCTGTGCCGGTGAATAGCTTCCGGGACCTGGTCCTGCGGCAGGCGGATAGCATCGCTTCGCTCTACCTCGAGGGCGAGCGGCTCGGGCAGCCGGCGACGCGGGAGCAGAAGGAGTTCATTCAGGGCGTCATCGCGGCTGACTACGACGGACGAACGGTCGTCGAGCTGCTGCAGAACGGCCACGACGCGCATCCTGCGGACCGTCGTGATGGCCTGATCGAGATCGTCCTTGCCGAGGACGAGCAGGAGCACGGGACTCTCTACGTCGCTAATGGCGGGCGGCAGGTGATCCCGGACGATTTCGACTCGATGTGCCGGATCGCGATGAGCAGCAAGCGGCCCGATCAGGGCATCGGTAACAAGGGCGTTGGCTTCAAGAGCGTGTTGCAGCTGTCAGAGAGCCCCGAGGTCTACAGCCGGGCAGCGCAGGACTCGCCCACGTTTGACGGCTTCTGCTTTCGCTTCGCCCGCCCTGCAGACTTCGACGCCGTCGCGGCCCGGGTCGCGGCACACCGTACCGACCTTGCTGGCTTGTTGCGCGCCAATGTGTCCCCACTGAAGGTCACCGTGCCGGTGGACGAGGTTCCGGAGCGGGTCGCCAGGTTCGAGCGCGACGGGTTCGCAACCGTGATCCGTTTGGTGCTGCGCTCCCCTGCGGCGCTACGGCACGCCAGGGAGCAAATGGCGGAGCTATGCTCGGCGGCTGTCCCGTTCCACCTCTTTCTGGAGCGGGTCGCGCGGATCACGGTGAAGGTGCGCGCCGTCGACGGCGACGAGAACGTGCATGTCCTCACCCGCTCGACTCGCCCGGTTGCGGGTCCGGCGGAGGAGGTGCGCCTCCAGGATGGCAGCGCCTACCTGCTGATGCGCCGAACGGTCGCCGAGGCCGAGATGATTCGGGTCATCGAGCAGAGCCGCAACGAGGGCGGGCTGAGCTCCGGCTGGGAGCGGTGGACCGGCGACGGCGAGGTGTGCGTAGCAGTTCCGCTCGACCGACCGCTGAAGCATGGGCGGCTCTACACCTTCCTGCCGATGGGCGAGGATGCGCGGGCACCCATGGCAGCCTTCGTGAACGCGCCGTTCTTCGCACAGCTGGACCGGCGAAGTCTGTCTCCGTCCATACCCCTAAACGACCTGCTCTTGACGGAGGTAGCCCGGCTCTGTGCCCGTGCCGCCGCTGGCGCGTTCGGTCTGCCCGACGGCATCGTACTCGATCTGGCCTGCTGGGCGCGGCCCGAACTGGCCCGGCTGCGGAATGCCCTCGCCGAGATCGGCATCGAGCTCGCCGATCTGCCACTGGCGCCCATCCTGGGCCCGGGTCGCCACCGGGTGAGTCTCGCCACGGCGAAGCTATGGCGGGGCCAAGGCACGGTGTTCACCGCCGAGGCGGTGGTCGCCGCTGGGGGTGCGTCGATCGTCGATACCGCGCTGGACCCGCTGCGGGAAGGCCGCATGTCGGCGCTCGCCAGGGATCTCGGCCTGCGTTTGCCGCCGAGCCCGCCGGAGGTCGCGACGTTCGCCGAGGCCGTCGCAGAAGCGCTTGCAGCCATGCCAGCAGCAGCCGAGGTCTGGGCCGGGTTCTACGACGACCTCGCGGCCGAGCGGTTCGACGGAACGGTCCTGCAGGGGCGCCGCATCCTCGTTGACGACCGGGGCAAGCTCGTGGCTCCCGGGGACGGGCGGAGCGTATTCGTTCGACCGGCCGGCGATGACGAGTTACCGGCGGCTGCGCCGCCTTCGGTGGTGCGGTCCCGGCTGGTGTTCATGCTGCCCGGCATCCCGTGGCTCACAGCGGAACGACGTAAGCGCCCGGGACGGGCCTGGTTGGACGCTCAGAACCTGGTCCGGGACTACCGGACGGACACGGTGCTCGGCCTGGTCGGTTCGGCGATGCACGGGATCGGTCCAGGCGATGACGAGGTGCTGCAGCAGTGCCTGCGCTTCGCGTTCGATGTCTGGCGGCGCACGGTCCGGGACGTGGGGCCCGAGGCTGTTCGCGACGCCGACCTCCTGGTCCCGGCCGCGTCGGGATGGCAGCCGGCGAGTACGGCGACCTTCGGCGCGGGATGGGGAGGCGCCACGGCCGAGACCGACCTCCGGCTCGCACGGCTGGTCGCCGCAGCTGCGCAATCCTCGGCCGACCTACGCCGAATCGGAGCCGCCACGGTCGAACCCGCGCACCTGGGCGACATCGACCCGGAGCCATGGCGGGCCTTCCTAGAGGCAGCAGGCGTCCGCCACGGGCTCGTGCCGCTGGAGATCCCCGCTACCAGGTTCGCGCTGCCAGGCTCGCAGGTTGCCGCCCCCTCAACAGTGGGGGATCTGTCGATCCCGGTGTCCAGCTACGACCAGCGGCGTTGGCGCGAGGTGGCCGCGACCTGGCCTCGACACGGTCCCCTTCACCAGCAGGTCCGGTACCGTCCGACCACTAACGTGGCGGTCCTACCCGCGCAGCGGGACTGGTCGGGATTCGACGCCGAGTCGCGCCGCCTCTACGCCGAGTTGATCCTGATAGGCCTGGATTCCTGGCCAGACTCTGCGCTAGAGATGCACTTCAACCGCGAGACCGACTACACGCGGCCGGCCTGGCCGACCTTCGTGGCGGCATTCCTAGCCACCGCCGAGTGGATCCCACAGACCGCGCCCGGGCAGCGCTCGCGAGTGTCGTTCGCGGCACCTGACCATGCCTGGTGGCTGCGCGAGGCGGAGACCCCTGACTACCTCCCCGCCCCGCCGCTGGCCCTGCGCGGCCTGGCGACGCCGAGAGTGCTGGCCCGGCTGGCCCGGGTCGGCGTCCGCTTCTGGGACGACCCAGCCAGCGCACCCAGCCGCCTCGAGGAACTGACCGAGCTGGTGGCGCGGCATCGATCGGAAACCCGAGGCACAGTCCCGCCGGGTGTGCGCAAAGCGTACGAAGAGGCCTGGCGGCAATTCGGCGATCATCCCGATCCCCCGGCGCGCGTCGTGATCACCCGCCAAGGCCAGATGGAGGTAACCGACCTCGACCGCGAAGGCGAACCGGTGTACGTTTGCGACGAATCCGGAGTCGCCAAGGAACGGCTGCTCAGCCAGACACCCGTGGCGATGCTCGCGATCCGGGCCCACCGACTCGCCACTCACGTCCGAGGGCTGCTGCAACAGTCCGGCCCGAAGCGGTTGATTCCCACCTCCGCAGTGGCCGTCGAGGTCACCGCGGATGGCCTGCCTGCTGGGGACCTCGCTTACCGGCGCCTCGACGACATCGCAGGGCGCTGGCTGCGCACCCTGGTCCTCGGGGCCGTGGAATTCCAGCAGAGCTCGTTCGTGACGGTCAGCGACAAGCATCTCGCGCACGCAGACCGACGCCTCGGCCAGTGCGAGATCGCGGTGGCTGAGTCGGTTGTCGCCAGCGTCGGCGGCCACCCCATCGGCCTCGGGGCTGGCCCGCGGTCGTTCCTCATGGACGCCGGCGGCAAGCCCCGAATCGTCGTCGCGGCCGCCGACACCGATCGCTGGACGGTGCTGAGGGCGGCCTGCGGCTCCCTAGCCGAGCTGGCCGGTTTTCCTCAGGTGGAGCGGTCGCTGGAATTGGCTCTCATCGACCTCGAGCGCTGCTGCTGCGGCGTACCTACGGCTGCGGACGTTGCGTACGCCCTACGCGTACCGGTCCGGGACCTGCAAGCTGCAGCCCTCGACGGCACCGCTCACCTCTCCGACTACTCTGCGCTTGTCGCCGTCATCGCGGTCCTCGACACCGCCACGGCGGAGGAACTGCGCGACCGCAAGGAGCCCTTTGACGGGCGCGACGAACTGCGCGCCTGGCTAGCCGACCGGCTGCACGCCACCGGGGTGGACGCCGGAACCGTCCTCGCCCTCGCCGACCGGGACGACCTGCGTGCCGCGATCGAACGGCTGGGCATCTCCCTGGCGGTGGCGAACGCCAGCTTCCGCAAGCTTGGCCTGCCGCCGCTGCACCACCGCGAGGGACACGCCCGGCAGTTCGCGGCCCACCTCCAACAGCACGGAGCAGAGATCCAGGACCGCCTCCGTGACCGGTTCGTCGCCGTCGCAAGGCGCGGCGAGCCGCTGGCCGACTACCTGCGACTGCGCGACCTGCCTGGCCTCGCCCCCGACCCCGACTGGCTGGACCGCTACTGGGATCTTCCCGAGCCGGTGCTCAACGAGCGGGTCGAGGATTGGCTTGATGCGGTCTGCCCGGCGGCCTCGCCGGCTACGCCAGCATCGGCTGCACCGCTGCCCCCGGTGAAAGATCTGAGAGAAAGCGGCCACCGTACCGCCGTACGCGCCACGACGGCCGCCCGAGTTGCAGTGGAGGCGTGGCTACATCGCTCCACCGGCACCAGCATCCGCCGCCCCGGCCAACCGGACGCTGTCGCCGCAGCTATGACCGCTGACGGCAGCATGGACTTCAACCGGCTCACCCAGTCCGACGTGATCGCCTGGTTGCACGCCCACCGCCAGTGGCCCGAATCGATGCCGCGGGCTCTTGCGCCCGCGCAGCTGGGACTCTCCCCGCAAGACATGGAGCGCGCCCGGGAACGCCTAACGCGGGCGACAGATCGGCGGCACCGCGAGTCAGTAACCACCACGTATGGCACAAAGAAGTTTGGGCACGAGCCGCAGGAGACGCAAGCCTTCATCGACGCCGTCCGCGCGGACGTGCCAGCCGAGGTCCTGGCAACGCCACCCCAGCCCGTGACGCTCTCGGGAGCGCTGCGCAATCACCCCACGCCCGGCGGAACCGGGGGCGGAGGAGGATGGCGAGCCATCACGGCGCCGCCGGAGGTTATCGAGAGGGTTGGCCTCGCCGGCGAACTGCTGGTCGCCGAGTGGATCCAGCACCAATTCGGCTACCCACCCGAGACCACCTGGCGATCTGCCTACCGCCGAACATGCTTCCCCGACGACGGCGACGACCGCCTTGGCTACGACTTCCTGGTCACCACACAAGACAAGCGCCTGCTCATCGAGGTCAAGGCGACAACGGACGCCGTGCCCCAGATCGCCCTAGGCGAGTCGGAGGTTCGCCGGGCGCAAGCCCTCACCGCAGACGAGGAATATCTAATCGCCTTCGTCACCCACGCTCTTGACCCAGCTCGGCGTCGCCTGCACGTTCTGCCGAATCCCCTGGCGATGGGCGGCTTCGAGTACTACAGAGTGGCCGGCCGCAGCATGCGTTTGCAGTTTCAGCTCACTGCTGGATGACACCCTAACCATAGGCGGCGGGGCGAAGCCGTCTGTGCACTCGCACGGCTTGTTCACCCGGGCCAGTAGCTCGGCGAGCGGCGCGCCACGGACGGCGGGAGCTGATCCGCCTGCTGACCGGTGGCACGGCCCGCCGTGGTACCCGTCCGGCTTCGGCGCCACGGATCCGCGAGCCCCACTACTCAATGAAACCCCGGTCGAGGTCGAAGGCCGGCAGGTATCTCGCCCTATACGGCACCAGGCAGCCAACCGCTGGCGTTGCGTTGACCGCGCGCGCCGCCGTCTGCCTTAACGAAAGCCGGGTGATCGCGGGTCTCGCCATCCCGACGCGGCTGACCGCCGCCCACCGCGCGACCACCGGCTCCTTTGACGACGGCACGACCGACCCGCGCGGGCGGAGGTACGACCCGAGACCCACACCGGACCAGGACGACGAGCACCTCACAGTGTTCGACTCAGCGGTCGGTGACCGCATCAGGCCCACGACGCCACGCCCGAGCAACGGACTTCAGCCGTTGCGGCAAGCCGTCACACGGTTGTTGCCGCCGCGGGGCGATGCCCGAGGCCAGCAGGCACAGGCGTCGATCAGCCTCACCGCACGGCGGAGCTCGGCGAGGACTCCCAGCGTGCGCGACTTGACCTTCGGTCAGTGATGAGCGTGGATCGTCTGCACCTGCTCGACACGACGGCTGCATCGCATAGGCGCGGAGTGTGCGTGCGGGTGCCAGCCATGGGATCAAGGATCGGAGTTCACGCTCGTGCCCACGTCAGTACTCGCCCCCGCGGGCGGTGGCGCCGCCGTGAAGGCGGCACTTCTCGCCTCGAAGGACCTACGGGCCACCGAACGGCTGGTCCTGGTCGCCGTCGCCGCGCATGCCAACCGCGAGGGAGACGCGTGGCCGTCGGTCGCCACCATCGCCGAGTACGCCGGTGTCTCCGTCCGTACCGTGCAACGAGCCCTCGCCAAGCTCGTACATTTGGGCCGCCTCGCCGTACGCCAGGTCGCCACCATCGCCACCCGCGTCTACCGCCTGATCACCCGGCACCCCACCACCGCAGGGGGTGACAACCAGCAGCCAGGGGTGACACCTACGCGGCCCAGGGGTGACACCCATGACCTGTCACCCGAAGCAGAAGACCACACGAAGACCACCGGCCGCACCGCCGCACGCAACTGGCGGCGCATACTTCCCACCAACCGACCCGCAGCCCAACCCCACGGCACACCACAACGCGGCGCCGCACTGCCCGTCACCACCAAAGCTGGCCAGTGTCCACAACACCGGGGCAATCCCGCGTCCAACTGCGGACCCTGCCGCTCAGAACGCCTCGCTCCCCCTCGGCCGTAAGGGACTCGGAGACCGCCGATCCCGGACAGGGAAGATGGGCATCGGTAGGCACGGGTGGAGGCAGACAGGAACGGTGCGTACGGCGTCCACGAGCAGTACGGGCAACGCGGGCCGCCGGCCTGCACCGGGCGCAGGTAACGGACGGACAGCCTGTAGGCCAGGAGCAGCCGGACGAGGACCTCCGTGCAGCGCAGGAGCGGATTACCGACCAGGACGCCCAGCGCCTGGACCGTCACGAGGGCGAGCGCAATCCGACTGCGCCGCGATAGGCCGCTGACTGCTGCCCGTGCGATGTCATGTCGCCGGTCGTTCCCACTCCCCCGCGCCGCCACAGACAGAGCCGACACACGCGGCAGCGGGGTACCGGCCAGCCGATGGAGGCGGCGGCGATGCAGCACCTGCGCACCACCCTGCGCGCCGCGCTCGACCACGCCGTCCGCGAAGGCCTGCTCGACTGCACCCCGGCCCGCCACATCGAGGTCAACGGCTACCAGCAACCCCACGCCAAGGTGTGGACCGAGACCTGCGTCGATCAGTGGGAGCACGACGGTGGCGGCCGGCGGTGGCGGAGTGGACCGCCGAGCAGCTCGCCACCTTCCTCGGCGACGTGACCGATGATTCGCTGTTAGCCTTCTGGTGGCTCACCGCCCTGCGCGGCCTGCCCTGCGGGGAGATGTGCGGAC
This genomic interval from Micromonospora coxensis contains the following:
- a CDS encoding sacsin N-terminal ATP-binding-like domain-containing protein, giving the protein MNSFRDLVLRQADSIASLYLEGERLGQPATREQKEFIQGVIAADYDGRTVVELLQNGHDAHPADRRDGLIEIVLAEDEQEHGTLYVANGGRQVIPDDFDSMCRIAMSSKRPDQGIGNKGVGFKSVLQLSESPEVYSRAAQDSPTFDGFCFRFARPADFDAVAARVAAHRTDLAGLLRANVSPLKVTVPVDEVPERVARFERDGFATVIRLVLRSPAALRHAREQMAELCSAAVPFHLFLERVARITVKVRAVDGDENVHVLTRSTRPVAGPAEEVRLQDGSAYLLMRRTVAEAEMIRVIEQSRNEGGLSSGWERWTGDGEVCVAVPLDRPLKHGRLYTFLPMGEDARAPMAAFVNAPFFAQLDRRSLSPSIPLNDLLLTEVARLCARAAAGAFGLPDGIVLDLACWARPELARLRNALAEIGIELADLPLAPILGPGRHRVSLATAKLWRGQGTVFTAEAVVAAGGASIVDTALDPLREGRMSALARDLGLRLPPSPPEVATFAEAVAEALAAMPAAAEVWAGFYDDLAAERFDGTVLQGRRILVDDRGKLVAPGDGRSVFVRPAGDDELPAAAPPSVVRSRLVFMLPGIPWLTAERRKRPGRAWLDAQNLVRDYRTDTVLGLVGSAMHGIGPGDDEVLQQCLRFAFDVWRRTVRDVGPEAVRDADLLVPAASGWQPASTATFGAGWGGATAETDLRLARLVAAAAQSSADLRRIGAATVEPAHLGDIDPEPWRAFLEAAGVRHGLVPLEIPATRFALPGSQVAAPSTVGDLSIPVSSYDQRRWREVAATWPRHGPLHQQVRYRPTTNVAVLPAQRDWSGFDAESRRLYAELILIGLDSWPDSALEMHFNRETDYTRPAWPTFVAAFLATAEWIPQTAPGQRSRVSFAAPDHAWWLREAETPDYLPAPPLALRGLATPRVLARLARVGVRFWDDPASAPSRLEELTELVARHRSETRGTVPPGVRKAYEEAWRQFGDHPDPPARVVITRQGQMEVTDLDREGEPVYVCDESGVAKERLLSQTPVAMLAIRAHRLATHVRGLLQQSGPKRLIPTSAVAVEVTADGLPAGDLAYRRLDDIAGRWLRTLVLGAVEFQQSSFVTVSDKHLAHADRRLGQCEIAVAESVVASVGGHPIGLGAGPRSFLMDAGGKPRIVVAAADTDRWTVLRAACGSLAELAGFPQVERSLELALIDLERCCCGVPTAADVAYALRVPVRDLQAAALDGTAHLSDYSALVAVIAVLDTATAEELRDRKEPFDGRDELRAWLADRLHATGVDAGTVLALADRDDLRAAIERLGISLAVANASFRKLGLPPLHHREGHARQFAAHLQQHGAEIQDRLRDRFVAVARRGEPLADYLRLRDLPGLAPDPDWLDRYWDLPEPVLNERVEDWLDAVCPAASPATPASAAPLPPVKDLRESGHRTAVRATTAARVAVEAWLHRSTGTSIRRPGQPDAVAAAMTADGSMDFNRLTQSDVIAWLHAHRQWPESMPRALAPAQLGLSPQDMERARERLTRATDRRHRESVTTTYGTKKFGHEPQETQAFIDAVRADVPAEVLATPPQPVTLSGALRNHPTPGGTGGGGGWRAITAPPEVIERVGLAGELLVAEWIQHQFGYPPETTWRSAYRRTCFPDDGDDRLGYDFLVTTQDKRLLIEVKATTDAVPQIALGESEVRRAQALTADEEYLIAFVTHALDPARRRLHVLPNPLAMGGFEYYRVAGRSMRLQFQLTAG
- a CDS encoding helix-turn-helix domain-containing protein; translated protein: MKAALLASKDLRATERLVLVAVAAHANREGDAWPSVATIAEYAGVSVRTVQRALAKLVHLGRLAVRQVATIATRVYRLITRHPTTAGGDNQQPGVTPTRPRGDTHDLSPEAEDHTKTTGRTAARNWRRILPTNRPAAQPHGTPQRGAALPVTTKAGQCPQHRGNPASNCGPCRSERLAPPRP